From one Drosophila gunungcola strain Sukarami chromosome 2R unlocalized genomic scaffold, Dgunungcola_SK_2 000006F, whole genome shotgun sequence genomic stretch:
- the LOC128255183 gene encoding hormone-sensitive lipase: MIDAACAERGSPKFIALFNDNLKLGHEHEDNQQREPVNGHMPADLQQAYGSLFAACQDHAAFFARDHTEFGQRLHAAHIAWQDFIVLANRLVLQIEAFAHEYDFDERTPGNGYRSFIYVTNACITHGMGISRQLMATRSTMFFRRKFYMKEVEACSQLLSSLCTCLQYLLILRQWSASTGDLFACGNHTAEQLFELGDTINQYCFYGRCLGFQYGDSIRGVLRFLGISMASYSESYYSQEGDGAIVKTTRSLWTSGKYLMNPELRARRIVNISQNAKIDFCKSFWFLAESELMHKLPSIVGSSIRVNRLIELPAEPLKLPRRKDFKAPQNPSSDVNQNQGDDGDFVEIPVPTAHLGPGLPVSVRLLSAKRRSGMLGEGRYRGWHKPTPPSPSILFHCHGGGFVAQSSKSHELYLRDWAVALDCPILSVDYSLAPEAPFPRALQEVYYAYCWLLDNTELLGTTAERIVCAGDSAGANLSIGVALKCIEQGVRVPDGLFLAYCPTLVSFVPSPARLLCLMDPLLPFGFMMRCLRAYAAPAQETLQQNARHVEDAAQIRNAPKSSAGSLNSSRRTSVARSPLTPLEANSEHDDESSDTFASASASYHSQTVERTDLPNSEGDNSSCVSFEDDSQPIVHYPVDISADPPKDAASAAYIDNFLDKYLIDTATVEVTEETAAEAALVQANGHAKISSDGDILVETGRDLVAMDTLQGRLQEAVNNITSTLTRCTQSYEIHGSNAGQQDVRNMDALIARSPSEEFAFDVPRDPFLSPYWASDEWLSQLPETKILTLNMDPCLDDCVMFAKKLKRLGRQVNLEILEGLPHGFLNFTMLSNEAMEGSKLCIKSLQTLLQTDPKHKTNDKGSLLDDDESSSPSASLAAS, translated from the exons ATGATTGACGCGGCTTGCGCGGAACGGGGAAGCCCCAAGTTTATTGCCCTCTTCAATGACAATCTGAAACTGGGCCACGAGCACGAGGACAACCAGCAACGAGAGCCAGTGAATGGACATATGCCCGCCGACCTGCAGCAGGCCTACGGCTCTTTGTTCGCCGCCTGCCAGGACCACGCCGCCTTCTTCGCCAGAGACCACACCGAGTTCGGCCAGCGCCTGCATGCCGCCCACATTGCCTGGCAGGACTTCATCGTCCTGGCCAACCGGCTGGTCCTGCAGATCGAGGCGTTCGCCCACGAGTACGACTTCGACGAGCGGACGCCGGGCAACGGGTATCGGAGCTTCATCTACGTGACCAACGCCTGCATCACCCATGGCATGGGCATCTCCCGGCAGCTGATGGCCACCCGATCCACCATGTTCTTCCGGAGGAAGTTCTACATGAAGGAGGTGGAGGCCTGCTCGCAGCTGCTGTCCTCGCTGTGCACCTGTCTGCAGTACCTGCTCATCCTGCGCCAGTGGTCGGCCAGCACGGGCGATCTGTTCGCCTGCGGCAACCACACGGCCGAGCAGCTCTTCGAGCTGGGCGACACCATCAACCAGTATTGCTTTTACGGCCGCTGCCTGGGCTTCCAGTACGGTGACTCGATACGCGGCGTCCTCCGCTTCCTGGGCATCAGCATGGCCAGCTACTCGGAGTCCTACTACTCGCAGGAGGGCGATGGCGCCATCGTGAAGACCACCCGCAGTCTGTGGACCAGTGGCAAGTACCTAATGAATCCGGAACTAAGGGCCCGCCGCATCGTGAACATCTCGCAGAATGCCAAGATCGACTTCTGCAAGTCCTTCTGGTTCCTGGCCGAGTCCGAGCTGATGCACAAGCTGCCCAGCATTGTGGGCAGTTCCATACGAGTCAACCGGTTGATCGAGCTGCCAGCTGAACCGCTGAAGTTGCCGCGACGAAAGGACTTCAAGGCGCCGCAGAACCCCAGCAGCGACGTCAACCAGAACCAGGGCGACGATGGCGACTTCGTGGAAATTCCCGTGCCCACGGCCCACCTGGGACCTGGTCTGCCCGTATCGGTGCGCCTGCTGAGCGCCAAGCGGAGATCGGGCATGCTCGGTGAGGGTCGCTACCGCGGCTGGCACAAGCCCACACCGCCCAGTCCGTCGATCCTGTTCCACTGCCATGGCGGCGGATTTGTGGCCCAGTCCTCGAAGTCCCACGAACTGTATCTGCGCGACTGGGCCGTGGCCCTCGACTGTCCCATTCTCTCGGTGGACTACAGCCTGGCGCCGGAGGCTCCGTTCCCGCGTGCCCTGCAGGAAGTGTACTACGCCTACTGCTGGCTGCTGGACAACACCGAACTGCTGGGCACGACGGCTGAGCGGATCGTGTGCGCCGGAGACTCGGCCGGGGCGAATCTGTCCATCGGAGTGGCCCTCAAGTGCATCGAGCAGGGAGTTCGGGTGCCGGACGGCCTCTTCCTGGCCTACTGTCCCACTCTCGTCAGCTTTGTGCCCAGTCCTGCCCGCCTTCTCTGCCTGATGGATCCGCTGCTGCCGTTCGGCTTCATGATGCGGTGCCTTCGTGCCTATGCGGCGCCAGCCCAGGAGACGCTACAGCAGAATGCCAGGCATGTGGAGGATGCCGCCCAGATACGCAATGCCCCGAAGTCGAGTGCGGGCAGCTTGAACTCCAGTCGCCGCACCTCCGTGGCCAGAAGTCCGCTGACGCCGCTGGAGGCCAACAGCGAGCATGATGACGAGAGCAGCGACACCTTTGCCAGTGCCTCGGCCTCCTACCACAGCCAGACGGTGGAGCGAACCGATCTGCCCAACAGCGAGGGCGACAACAGCTCGTGCGTCTCCTTCGAGGACGACTCGCAGCCCATTGTCCACTACCCGGTGGATATATCTGCCGACCCACCTAAAGACGCCGCCTCGGCAGCCTACATTGACAACTTTCTGGACAAGTACCTCATCGATACCGCCACCGTGGAGGTTACCGAGGAGACAGCCGCCGAGGCAGCCCTGGTGCAGGCCAATGGACATGCCAAGATCAGTTCGGATGGCGATATTCTGGTGGAGACGGGTCGGGATCTCGTTGCGATGGACACTCTGCAGGGACGGCTGCAGGAAGCGGTGAACAACATAACCAGCACCCTGACCCGCTGCACCCAATCCTACGAGATCCATGGCAGCAATGCGGGCCAGCAGGACGTGCGCAACATGGACGCACTGATAGCCAGGAGCCCCAGCGAGGAGTTTGCATTCGATGTGCCTAGGGATCCGTTTCTATCGCCCTACTGGGCCAGCGATGAATGGCTATCCCAGCTGCCGGAGACCAAAATACTT ACCCTGAATATGGATCCCTGTTTGGATGACTGCGTCATGTTTGCCAAAAAGCTGAAGCGTTTAGGTCGGCAAGTAAACTTGGAAATATTGGAGGGGCTTCCGCACGGATTTCTGAATTTCACCATG CTATCCAACGAAGCCATGGAAGGATCCAAGCTCTGCATAAAGTCTCTACAGACGTTGCTTCAGACAGATCCGAAGCACAAGACCAATGACAAAGGCAGCTTGCTGGACGACGATGAGTCCTCCAGTCCCAGTGCAAGTCTGGCTGCTTCCTAG
- the LOC128254673 gene encoding arginyl-tRNA--protein transferase 1 isoform X2 yields MSVSIVQYYGSQEGKCGYCGGTNCSLSHGMHAYRLDCQDYQDLIDRGWRRCGNYCYKLRNQETCCPCYTIKCDGLEFKLSKSNKRILRRMKRFLRDGKRDSKPQGGDGEGDLGDLDGDEVTVAGEAASSEPQPQLPDKSPAVINVDQVASLARAQKKPSAKQAAVSTAEAPTLGSNKSAAPISNAPRKKAKQMRLERRQAKLGDTASTSTKSVCQEKSLRDFLSTDSETNKHQLKLRLVHVHDEEFNRTLPESFALYKKYQISIHNDPPKNQNAYKDHLQLTPMKNEKPSDGPEMGYGSFHQQYWLDDKLIAVGVIDILPACVSSVYFFYDPDYSFLSLGTYGSLREIDLVQSIAENVPALKYYYMGFYIHSCPKMRYKGKLSASYLLCPETYEWLPLTDAIRSKLDEQKYQRLNLDAAARDVNEFLMEHLDEVMLLLDAKTCADYKHYVQLRGPDTDVDTIIEYSKLVGKVCAHRMLYVNML; encoded by the exons ATGAGCGTTAGCATTGTGCAGTACTACGGCAGCCAGGAGGGCAAGTGCGGCTACTGCGGCGGCACCAACTGCAGCCTGTCGCACG GTATGCATGCCTATCGGCTGGACTGCCAGGACTACCAGGACCTCATCGATCGCGGCTGGCGGCGCTGCGGCAACTACTGCTACAAGCTGCGCAACCAGGAGACCTGCTGTCCCTGCTACACCATCAAGTGCGACGGCCTGGAGTTTAAGCTGTCCAAGTCGAACAAGCGCATTCTGCGCCGCATGAAACGATTTTTACGCGACGGCAAGCGGGACTCCAAGCCGCAGGGCGGCGACGGGGAGGGCGATCTGGGTGATCTGGATGGCGATGAGGTCACAGTGGCTGGCGAAGCTGCTTCCAGCGAACCGCAACCCCAGCTGCCCGATAAGAGTCCGGCTGTTATCAACGTCGATCAGGTTGCGTCACTGGCACGGGCTCAGAAAAAGCCCTCCGCCAAGCAGGCGGCTGTTTCAACGGCTGAAGCTCCAACGCTGGGCTCCAATAAAT CTGCAGCACCGATCTCAAACGCTCCGCGCAAGAAGGCCAAGCAAATGCGATTGGAGCGCAGGCAGGCCAAACTGGGAGACACCGCCTCAACCTCAACGAAATCCGTTTGCCAGGAAAAGAGCCTTCGTGACTTCTTGTCGACCGACAGCGAGACGAACAAACATCAGCTTAAG CTGAGATTGGTGCACGTCCACGACGAGGAATTCAACCGGACCTTGCCCGAGAGCTTTGCGCTGTACAAGAAGTATCAGATATCGATACACAACGATCCGCCCAAAAATCAGAACGCCTACAAGGACCACCTGCAGTTGACTCCCATGAAG AATGAAAAACCCAGCGATGGTCCCGAAATGGGCTATGGATCCTTTCATCAGCAGTATTGGCTGGACGACAAGTTGATTGCCGTGGGCGTAATAGATATTCTGCCCGCGTGTGTAAGCTCTGTTTACTTCTTCTACGATCCGGACTACAGCTTCCTATCGCTGGGTACTTATGGCTCTCTTAG GGAAATTGACTTGGTGCAGTCGATCGCCGAGAATGTGCCTGCCTTAAAGTATTACTACATGGGCTTTTACATACACTCATGCCCCAAAATGCGCTACAAGGGCAAATTGTCCGCCTCATATTTGCTGTGCCCAGAGACTTATGAATGGCTCCCGCTCACCGATG CCATTCGTTCTAAGCTAGACGAACAAAAATACCAACGCTTAAACTTAGATGCTGCTGCCAGGGATGTGAATGAGTTTCTAATGGAGCATTTGGACGAAGTAATGCTGCTGTTGGATGCTAAAACCTGTGCAGATTACAAACATTATGTGCAG TTGCGCGGCCCAGACACCGATGTCGATACGATTATTGAATATAGTAAGCTGGTGGGAAAAGTCTGTGCCCATCGCATGCTGTATGTGAATATGTTGTGA
- the LOC128254673 gene encoding arginyl-tRNA--protein transferase 1 isoform X1: MSVSIVQYYGSQEGKCGYCGGTNCSLSHGMHAYRLDCQDYQDLIDRGWRRCGNYCYKLRNQETCCPCYTIKCDGLEFKLSKSNKRILRRMKRFLRDGKRDSKPQGGDGEGDLGDLDGDEVTVAGEAASSEPQPQLPDKSPAVINVDQVASLARAQKKPSAKQAAVSTAEAPTLGSNKSAAPISNAPRKKAKQMRLERRQAKLGDTASTSTKSVCQEKSLRDFLSTDSETNKHQLKIVLVASSDTQRTCADAVIALYRKYQITIHNDNPARLTLASMQRFLVKSPLKNEKPSDGPEMGYGSFHQQYWLDDKLIAVGVIDILPACVSSVYFFYDPDYSFLSLGTYGSLREIDLVQSIAENVPALKYYYMGFYIHSCPKMRYKGKLSASYLLCPETYEWLPLTDAIRSKLDEQKYQRLNLDAAARDVNEFLMEHLDEVMLLLDAKTCADYKHYVQLRGPDTDVDTIIEYSKLVGKVCAHRMLYVNML; encoded by the exons ATGAGCGTTAGCATTGTGCAGTACTACGGCAGCCAGGAGGGCAAGTGCGGCTACTGCGGCGGCACCAACTGCAGCCTGTCGCACG GTATGCATGCCTATCGGCTGGACTGCCAGGACTACCAGGACCTCATCGATCGCGGCTGGCGGCGCTGCGGCAACTACTGCTACAAGCTGCGCAACCAGGAGACCTGCTGTCCCTGCTACACCATCAAGTGCGACGGCCTGGAGTTTAAGCTGTCCAAGTCGAACAAGCGCATTCTGCGCCGCATGAAACGATTTTTACGCGACGGCAAGCGGGACTCCAAGCCGCAGGGCGGCGACGGGGAGGGCGATCTGGGTGATCTGGATGGCGATGAGGTCACAGTGGCTGGCGAAGCTGCTTCCAGCGAACCGCAACCCCAGCTGCCCGATAAGAGTCCGGCTGTTATCAACGTCGATCAGGTTGCGTCACTGGCACGGGCTCAGAAAAAGCCCTCCGCCAAGCAGGCGGCTGTTTCAACGGCTGAAGCTCCAACGCTGGGCTCCAATAAAT CTGCAGCACCGATCTCAAACGCTCCGCGCAAGAAGGCCAAGCAAATGCGATTGGAGCGCAGGCAGGCCAAACTGGGAGACACCGCCTCAACCTCAACGAAATCCGTTTGCCAGGAAAAGAGCCTTCGTGACTTCTTGTCGACCGACAGCGAGACGAACAAACATCAGCTTAAG ATCGTTTTGGTCGCTTCCTCAGACACACAGCGCACTTGTGCCGATGCAGTGATCGCGCTCTATCGCAAATATCAAATAACCATTCACAACGATAACCCCGCACGCCTCACCCTAGCTAGTATGCAGCGGTTCTTGGTCAAATCACCCCTTAAG AATGAAAAACCCAGCGATGGTCCCGAAATGGGCTATGGATCCTTTCATCAGCAGTATTGGCTGGACGACAAGTTGATTGCCGTGGGCGTAATAGATATTCTGCCCGCGTGTGTAAGCTCTGTTTACTTCTTCTACGATCCGGACTACAGCTTCCTATCGCTGGGTACTTATGGCTCTCTTAG GGAAATTGACTTGGTGCAGTCGATCGCCGAGAATGTGCCTGCCTTAAAGTATTACTACATGGGCTTTTACATACACTCATGCCCCAAAATGCGCTACAAGGGCAAATTGTCCGCCTCATATTTGCTGTGCCCAGAGACTTATGAATGGCTCCCGCTCACCGATG CCATTCGTTCTAAGCTAGACGAACAAAAATACCAACGCTTAAACTTAGATGCTGCTGCCAGGGATGTGAATGAGTTTCTAATGGAGCATTTGGACGAAGTAATGCTGCTGTTGGATGCTAAAACCTGTGCAGATTACAAACATTATGTGCAG TTGCGCGGCCCAGACACCGATGTCGATACGATTATTGAATATAGTAAGCTGGTGGGAAAAGTCTGTGCCCATCGCATGCTGTATGTGAATATGTTGTGA
- the LOC128254678 gene encoding sodium channel protein Nach, which produces MIEPAKWPTPGKRTSETSGSRKKSKEPSLWKDAMLATFWEYTERTKLSGMWLMRRNRTHGLSRFIWSSVLVQLLLLSIFLTLLLWLKFYSYPILNTISNDLSITNVAFPGVTICSPKVVNSERVERYVKTLKIPKEYDIAEVIAGFDFLNAFTDQSFEPPAHESYRATDAVLRLNNVSTWEAAMAVSPGCYDYVKRCFWGHTEFQCNQSHEYLSFIPTTAYLGPCCSFNYNPRNASFVPFSANIFGMDGGLTFVGAEGSERNLNTGLIVLVHHPMDYVTQSASSVTITAQSESFVEVSPTVQSSSAEVLELSERKRDCLISDDLQLRNYRQAACLLACQTEAIVEKCGCHPYLLPIEGNKFKECNLNDTFCYSENYDNFKSLRCDQCLPNCYDVTYSTLSYRTDLNQHQFSVNRYYSQELLNSDSFVLRVYLAKQVVPVIRKVTVMSWIGLLSDLGGIFNLCLGLSMISVVEFFYFCTYRLYINYQLQKAQLPRKAWQ; this is translated from the exons ATGATAGAACCGGCAAAGTGGCCAACACCAGGCAAAAGGACCTCCGAGACCAGTGGCTCCAGGAAGAAGAGTAAGGAGCCATCTTTATGGAAGGACGCCATGCTGGCCACCTTTTGGGAGTACACGGAACGGACCAAGTTGAGCGGCATGTGGCTGATGCGAAGGAATCGCACCCATGGCCTGTCCCGGTTCATCTGGTCCTCGGTTCTGGTGCAGCTGCTCTTGCTGAGCATCTTCCTCACCCTGCTGCTGTGGCTCAAGTTCTACTCGTACCCCATCCTGAACACCATCTCGAATGACCTCTCCATCACGAACGTTGCCTTTCCGGGCGTGACCATTTGCAGCCCCAAGGTGGTCAACTCGGAGCGGGTGGAACGATATGTCAAGACGCT CAAGATTCCCAAGGAGTACGACATTGCCGAGGTGATTGCTGGCTTTGACTTTCTCAACGCCTTTACGGACCAGAGTTTCGAGCCTCCAGCTCACGAAAGCTATCGAGCCACCGATGCCGTACTCCGGCTGAATAATGTGAGCACCTGGGAGGCGGCCATGGCCGTCAGTCCGGGATGCTATGACTACGTGAAGCGGTGCTTCTGGGGCCACACGGAGTTCCAGTGCAACCAGAGCCACGAGTACTTATCGTTCATTCCCACCACGGCCTACCTGGGTCCCTGCTGCTCCTTCAACTACAATCCGCGCAACGCCAGCTTTGTGCCCTTCTCGGCCAACATCTTCGGCATGGATGGGGGTCTGACTTTTGTGGGTGCGGAGGGCAGCGAGCGGAACCTCAACACCGGCCTCATCGTCCTGGTGCACCATCCCATGGACTATGTGACGCAGTCCGCCTCCTCGGTCACAATCACAGCCCAATCCGAGAGCTTCGTGGAGGTCTCGCCCACGGTGCAGAGCTCCTCGGCCGAGGTCCTGGAACTCTCGGAGCGGAAGCGGGACTGCCTCATTTCGGATGACCTGCAGCTGAGAAACTATCGCCAGGCCGCCTGCCTCCTCGCCTGCCAAACGGAGGCCATTGTGGAGAAGTGCGGCTGCCATCCGTACCTCCTGCCCATCGAGGGCAACAAGTTCAAGGAGTGCAACCTGAACGACACCTTCTGCTACTCGGAAAACTATG ACAACTTTAAGAGCTTGCGATGTGACCAGTGCCTGCCCAATTGCTACGATGTCACCTACTCGACGCTTTCCTACAGGACGGATCTAAACCAGCACCAGTTCTCAGTGAACCGATACTA CTCGCAGGAGCTGCTCAACAGCGACAGTTTCGTACTCCGGGTCTATTTGGCCAAGCAAGTGGTCCCCGTAATCCGGAAAGTAACCGTAATGTCATGGATAGGACTGCTAT CGGATTTGGGTGGCATTTTCAATCTCTGCTTGGGACTGAGCATGATTTCGGTGGTTGAGTTTTTTTACTTCTGCACTTATCGCTTGTATATCAATTATCAACTTCAGAAGGCTCAGTTGCCTAGAAAGGCATGGCAATAA
- the LOC128255162 gene encoding LOW QUALITY PROTEIN: 2-hydroxyacyl-CoA lyase 1 (The sequence of the model RefSeq protein was modified relative to this genomic sequence to represent the inferred CDS: inserted 1 base in 1 codon; deleted 1 base in 1 codon) — MAEVEAVQIIAESLKQQGVEYVFGIIGIPVIELSMAFQAAGLKYIGMRNEQAACYAAQAIGYLTGKPGVCLVVSGPGLLHVTGGMANAQVNCWPLIVIGGATNQDHEGIGGFQECPQVELSRPYCKYAARPATAALIPLHVEKAVRYATYGRPGVAYLDFPGNILQSKAQESRIYKALAHPAPPLAYPPHDDVIRAAKLLRQAKRPLVIVGKGSAYAHAENTLRHFIENTNLPFLPTPMGKGVVSDTAPQCVSSARTLALQKADVVLLLGARLNWILHFGKAPRYDKDVKFIQVDINPEELHNSVVASVAIQADIRPFAEQLFEQMNAVNFRFGYEQDWWKQLAVKCKQNRDTVQKMSLNTETPLNYYAVFHHLRELLPKDTIIVSEGANTMDIGRSMLXNEQPRHRLDAGTFGTMGVGPGFAVAAALFCRDFAPGKRVLCVEGDSAFGFSGMEIETMVRYKLPVTIVIVNNNGIYGGFDKDTFEAIRSEGDLTQITPPSALGVQVRYEEMMKMFGMQGYFCTEIEQLQAAVKAANQLTDRPTIINVAISPSSDRKPQSFNWLTESKL, encoded by the exons ATGGCCGAGGTTGAAGCCGTGCAGATAATTGCCGAGTCATTGAAGCAACAG GGCGTGGAGTATGTCTTTGGCATCATCGGCATTCCGGTCATCGAGCTGTCCATGGCCTTCCAGGCCGCCGGACTGAAGTACATCGGAATGCGGAACGAGCAGGCCGCCTGCTATGCGGCCCAGGCCATTGGCTATCTGACTGGCAAGCCGGGAGTCTGCCTGGTGGTTTCCGGACCCGGACTGCTCCATGTAACAG GTGGCATGGCCAATGCCCAGGTCAACTGCTGGCCCCTCATTGTCATCGGTGGAGCCACCAACCAGGATCACGAAGGCATCGGCGGCTTCCAGGAGTGCCCGCAGGTGGAGCTCTCTCGGCCGTACTGCAAGTACGCCGCCCGTCCGGCCACCGCCGCCCTCATTCCGCTGCATGTGGAGAAAGCGGTGCGGTATGCCACCTACGGACGCCCTGGCGTGGCCTACCTGGACTTCCCCGGCAACATCCTGCAGTCGAAGGCACAGGAGTCGCGCATCTACAAGGCTCTGGCGCATCCGGCTCCGCCACTAGCCTATCCCCCACATGACGATGTGATCCGGGCCGCCAAGCTGCTGCGCCAGGCCAAGCGACCGCTGGTGATCGTGGGCAAGGGCTCCGCCTACGCCCATGCCGAGAACACGCTGCGGCACTTCATCGAGAACACCAACCTGCCCTTCCTGCCCACGCCGATGGGCAAGGGCGTGGTCTCCGACACGGCGCCGCAGTGCGTCTCCTCGGCCCGCACTTTGGCGCTGCAGAAGGCCGATGTGGTGCTGCTCCTGGGCGCACGCCTCAACTGGATCCTGCACTTCGGCAAGGCGCCGCGCTACGACAAGGACGTCAAGTTCATCCAGGTGGACATCAATCCCGAGGAGCTGCACAACTCGGTGGTTGCCTCGGTGGCCATCCAGGCGGACATCCGCCCCTTCGCCGAGCAGCTGTTCGAGCAGATGAACGCCGTGAACTTCCGCTTCGGTTACGAGCAGGACTGGTGGAAGCAGCTGGCCGTCAAGTGCAAGCAGAACCGCGACACCGTGCAGAAGATGTCGCTGAACACGGAGACGCCGCTGAACTACTACGCC GTGTTCCACCACCTGCGCGAGCTGCTGCCCAAGGACACGATCATCGTCAGCGAGGGCGCCAACACCATGGACATTGGTCGCTCCATGC CTAACGAGCAACCCCGCCATCGCCTCGATGCCGGCACCTTTGGCACCATGGGAGTGGGTCCCGGATTCGCCGTGGCCGCAGCGCTCTTCTGCCGCGACTTTGCCCCCGGCAAGCGGGTGCTGTGCGTGGAGGGCGACAGCGCCTTCGGCTTCTCCGGCATGGAGATCGAGACCATGGTGCGCTACAAGCTGCCGGTGACCATTGTGATCGTGAACAACAACGGCATCTACGGCGGCTTCGACAAGGACACCTTCGAGGCCATTCGCAGTGAGGGCGATCTGACCCAAAT CACACCACCATCGGCGCTGGGCGTTCAGGTGCGCTACGAGGAGATGATGAAAATGTTCGGCATGCAGGGCTATTTCTGCACGGAGATCGAGCAGCTGCAGGCGGCTGTGAAGGCGGCCAACCAGCTGACGGACAGGCCGACCATCATCAACGTGGCCATCAGCCCGTCATCCGACCGCAAGCCGCAGTCCTTCAACTGGCTCACCGAGTCTAAGCTGTAG
- the LOC128254674 gene encoding sialin has protein sequence MAFMPCFYVPKRVNLAIMLFMACLLSYMMRVNLSINIIAMVEDTSSHENGTEVEVLPNYGPRYNWTQSDQALLLGAYFYGYMITSLPAGTLAEMLGARNVAGYSCLVAGILTALTPAAAAWDKYAVFVVRFLIGFLNGVVYPCCHSLVSKWAPPDEKGKFVASLMGGTFGTVITWPLSGVIIENMGWDWAFYMVGIFVLVVVAIWFYLVTDTPAQHSTISLKEREYIENSLGNTLSNKKKWPPYKELILSLPFWSLMMLHYGSMWGLFFLITATPKFLSEVLGFNLSSAGFLSSLPHVARLLCAFGFGAVADWIRRRGWLSVTRMRKAFCLPSHILPGVMLIILAYFGRDPYVCVAIMTISLGFNGAATASNLANSQDLAPNYAGTLYGIINCVGTTPGIFSPLIVAAFTKNENTIDQWHWIFIIGAAAYILPALFFWVFGSGKIQKWNEVQTTESREDIVNTKL, from the exons ATGGCCTTCATGCCATGCT TCTATGTGCCCAAGCGCGTCAATCTGGCGATTATGCTCTTCATGGCCTGCCTTCTCAGCTACATGATGCGCGTGAATCTCTCGATCAACATCATCGCCATGGTGGAGGACACCAGCAGCCACGAGAATGGAACGGAAGTGGAGGTCCTGCCCAAT TATGGACCTCGGTATAACTGGACGCAATCGGATCAGGCCCTCCTGCTGGGTGCCTATTTCTACGGCTATATGATCACCTCCTTGCCCGCCGGCACCTTGGCTGAAATGCTGGGAGCCCGGAATGTGGCCGGATACAGTTGTCTGGTGGCCGGAATCCTTACGGCTCTGACTCCGGCGGCCGCGGCCTGGGACAAGTACGCGGTGTTCGTCGTGCGCTTCCTGATCGGCTTCCTCAACGGCGTGGTGTATCCGTGCTGCCACAGCCTGGTGTCCAAGTGGGCACCTCCGGACGAGAAGGGCAAGTTTGTGGCCTCGCTGATGGGCGGCACCTTCGGCACTGTCATCACCTGGCCACTCAGCGGAGTGATCATCGAGAACATGGGCTGGGACTGGGCCTTCTACATGGTGGGCATCTTCGTGCTGGTTGTGGTGGCCATTTGGTTCTACCTGGTGACCGATACTCCGGCTCAGCACAGCACGATCAGTCTCAAGGAGCGGGAGTACATCGAGAACAGCTTGGGCAACACTCTAAGCAACAAGAAG AAGTGGCCCCCATACAAGGAGCTGATCCTGTCGCTGCCCTTCTGGTCGCTGATGATGCTCCACTACGGCAGCATGTGGGGTCTGTTCTTCCTGATCACCGCCACGCCCAAGTTCTTGAGCGAGGTCCTGGGCTTCAACCTCTCATCCGCCGGCTTTTTGTCCAGTCTGCCGCATGTGGCCCGTCTGCTCTGTGCCTTCGGATTTGGCGCCGTGGCGGATTGGATTCGTCGCCGGGGCTGGTTGTCCGTGACCCGAATGCGCAAGGCCTTCTGTCTGCCCT CTCACATTCTGCCTGGTGTAATGCTGATTATCTTGGCCTATTTTGGTCGCGATCCTTACGTTTGTGTGGCCATTATGACCATCTCGCTGGGCTTCAACGGTGCCGCCACTGCCTCCAATTTGGCCAACTCCCAGGATTTGGCGCCCAACTATGCAGGCACGTTGTACGGAATCATCAACTGCGTGGGCACCACTCCGGGAATATTCTCGCCCCTGATTGTGGCCGCCTTCACGAAGAACGAG AACACGATCGATCAGTGGCACTGGATCTTCATCATTGGAGCCGCTGCCTACATATTGCCCGCCCTATTTTTCTGGGTCTTCGGATCGGGAAAGATCCAGAAGTGGAACGAGGTGCAGACCACCGAGTCTCGCGAGGATATTGTCAACACAAAGTTGTAG